The following are from one region of the Sulfurimicrobium lacus genome:
- a CDS encoding phenylacetate--CoA ligase family protein, whose product MVSSCLFPLHETLKHHDTVQIRKEMERNQWLSPGALEALRVERLRTFLSNVGKHVPYYRGLFRDQAFDPSTVSSLADLARLPLLTKAIIRANTEQLKSEIAQGLSRFNTGGSSGEPLIFFLGTKRVSHDVAAKWRATRWWDVDIGDPEIVVWGSPIELGTQDRVRQIRDSLLRTKLLPAFEMSEAKLDGFVAEIRAMRPRMLFGYPSALAHIAHHAEARGQRMDDLGIRVAFVTSEKLYDHQREQISRIFGCNVANGYGGRDAGFIAHECPSGGMHLTAEDIIVEIVDDAGNPVPHGQPGEIVTTHLATGDFPFIRYRTGDVGVLDDQLCACGRGLPLLKEIQGRTTDFVVAQDGTVMHGLALVYVVRDLPGVKEFKIVQESLDLTQVFLVTEAPFQHESLQTIATALKQRLGSEVSIQIEHVVSIPKEASGKFRYVVSHVKSAVGSPAGTV is encoded by the coding sequence ATGGTGTCATCCTGCCTGTTTCCATTGCACGAAACATTAAAACACCATGATACGGTGCAGATCCGCAAGGAAATGGAACGCAACCAGTGGCTGTCGCCCGGCGCGCTGGAAGCATTGCGCGTGGAGCGCCTGCGGACATTTCTTTCCAATGTGGGAAAGCACGTGCCTTACTATCGCGGCCTGTTTCGCGACCAGGCGTTCGACCCTTCGACCGTCAGCAGTCTTGCCGATCTTGCCCGGCTGCCATTGCTGACCAAGGCGATCATCCGTGCCAACACGGAGCAGTTGAAGTCGGAAATCGCGCAAGGGCTGTCCCGCTTCAACACCGGCGGCTCCAGCGGCGAACCGCTCATTTTCTTTCTTGGCACCAAGCGCGTCAGTCACGACGTGGCTGCCAAATGGCGCGCCACCCGCTGGTGGGACGTCGACATCGGCGACCCGGAAATCGTGGTGTGGGGCTCGCCCATCGAGCTGGGCACCCAGGACAGGGTGCGCCAGATCCGCGACAGTTTGCTGCGCACCAAGCTGTTGCCCGCATTTGAAATGTCCGAAGCAAAACTCGACGGCTTCGTGGCGGAAATTCGCGCCATGCGTCCACGGATGCTGTTCGGCTATCCATCGGCGCTGGCGCATATTGCCCATCATGCCGAAGCCCGCGGGCAGCGCATGGATGACCTCGGCATCCGTGTCGCATTCGTGACCTCGGAGAAACTCTACGATCATCAGCGCGAACAGATCTCCCGCATTTTCGGCTGCAATGTCGCGAATGGCTACGGCGGGCGGGATGCGGGCTTCATCGCGCACGAGTGTCCGAGCGGCGGCATGCATCTTACTGCCGAAGACATCATCGTCGAAATCGTGGACGACGCCGGCAATCCGGTACCTCATGGCCAGCCGGGGGAAATTGTCACCACCCATCTCGCCACCGGCGATTTCCCCTTTATCCGCTATCGCACCGGCGACGTCGGCGTGCTCGACGACCAGTTGTGCGCCTGCGGACGCGGCCTGCCGTTGCTCAAGGAAATCCAGGGCCGCACCACGGACTTCGTCGTTGCGCAGGACGGCACGGTGATGCATGGACTGGCGCTGGTCTACGTGGTTCGCGACTTGCCGGGGGTGAAAGAGTTCAAGATCGTTCAGGAAAGCCTGGACCTCACCCAGGTGTTTTTAGTGACCGAAGCGCCTTTCCAGCACGAAAGCTTGCAAACGATCGCAACTGCTTTAAAGCAACGTCTTGGGAGTGAGGTCAGCATTCAAATCGAACACGTCGTATCGATTCCCAAGGAAGCGTCCGGCAAATTTCGATATGTCGTCAGTCATGTAAAAAGCGCGGTTGGTTCACCCGCCGGCACGGTGTAA
- a CDS encoding glycosyltransferase: MPESPRIVVFTTLFPNAAQPGAGVFIRERMFRVARVLPLMVVAPVPWFPFQGLIRLFRPHFRPAPSYREIQDGIEVLHPRFFSIPGIFKSLDGLFLALSTFALMRKLQREQRCEIIDSHFAYPDGYAASLLGRWLALPFTVTLRGTESRLAKQPAFRKRMTLAMQSAARVFSVSDSLRQLALALGIPEARTQVVGNGVDTTKFHAVDKIAARIELGLPPDAPVLISVGGLVERKGFHRVIACLPALLENHPELHYLIVGGPSPEGDMGAQLRAQVAESGLEKRVTFTGPMESEALKNLLSAADVFVLATRNEGWANVFLEAMACGLPVITTDVGGNAEVVCKPELGAIVPFGDQAALKQALSAALERKWERSKIIAYAEENAWDSRIAQLVEAFREIARHHSTERPAMPLRPQHKESETCR, from the coding sequence ATGCCTGAAAGCCCCCGCATCGTGGTCTTCACCACCCTGTTCCCCAACGCCGCCCAGCCGGGCGCCGGGGTCTTCATTCGCGAACGCATGTTCCGGGTGGCCAGGGTGTTGCCGCTCATGGTGGTCGCGCCGGTTCCGTGGTTTCCGTTTCAGGGTTTGATTCGCCTTTTTCGGCCGCATTTTCGCCCGGCGCCGTCCTATCGGGAGATACAGGATGGCATCGAGGTGCTGCACCCGCGGTTTTTCTCCATACCGGGCATATTCAAATCGCTGGACGGGCTGTTTCTCGCGCTGAGCACGTTCGCCTTGATGCGCAAACTCCAGCGCGAGCAGCGGTGCGAGATCATCGACAGCCACTTCGCCTACCCCGACGGTTACGCCGCGAGCTTGCTCGGCAGATGGCTGGCGCTTCCCTTCACCGTTACGCTTCGCGGCACCGAGTCGCGCCTGGCCAAACAGCCGGCATTCAGGAAACGCATGACTTTGGCCATGCAGTCCGCGGCGCGGGTGTTCTCAGTATCCGATTCGTTGCGCCAGCTGGCCCTTGCGCTCGGCATTCCCGAAGCCAGAACGCAAGTGGTGGGGAATGGCGTGGACACCACGAAATTTCATGCCGTCGACAAGATAGCCGCTCGCATCGAACTCGGCCTGCCGCCCGATGCGCCGGTCCTCATATCGGTCGGCGGACTGGTCGAAAGAAAGGGCTTCCATCGCGTCATCGCCTGCCTCCCTGCCCTGCTTGAGAACCATCCGGAGCTGCATTACCTGATCGTGGGCGGCCCCAGCCCGGAAGGCGACATGGGTGCCCAGTTGCGAGCCCAGGTAGCCGAGTCCGGCCTGGAAAAACGCGTCACTTTTACCGGCCCGATGGAGTCGGAAGCGCTGAAGAACCTTCTTTCCGCAGCGGACGTGTTCGTGCTTGCTACCCGAAATGAAGGGTGGGCAAACGTTTTTCTCGAAGCCATGGCCTGTGGCCTGCCTGTCATTACCACCGACGTGGGCGGCAACGCAGAAGTCGTGTGCAAACCGGAACTGGGGGCCATCGTTCCCTTTGGCGACCAGGCAGCGCTGAAACAGGCCCTCTCGGCCGCGCTTGAGCGGAAATGGGAGCGCAGCAAAATCATTGCTTACGCCGAAGAAAACGCATGGGATTCCCGAATTGCCCAACTGGTTGAAGCATTTCGCGAGATCGCTCGACACCACAGTACCGAACGGCCAGCCATGCCGCTGCGCCCACAACACAAGGAATCGGAAACGTGTCGCTAA
- a CDS encoding TIGR04063 family PEP-CTERM/XrtA system glycosyltransferase, whose protein sequence is MKILHVLDHSIPLHSGYTFRTLAILREQRALGWDTHHITSAKQEKCTVLEEDVDGLHFYRTPPAKGKLSALPLFNQLSIINTLAKRLDEIVPLIRPDILHAHSPALNAIAALRVGRKHGIPVVYEVRAFWEDAAVDHGTSKEWGLRYRLTRALETSAFKGADAVTTICEGLRRDIVARGIPEQKVTVIPNAVDIEKFSVGGTGDASLRQQLGLTGHRIIGFIGSFYAYEGLDLLLQAFPAILEGAPDARLLLVGGGPQDDSLKQLAAELGIQDKVIFTGRVPHDQVQRYYDLVDILAYPRHSMRLTELVTPLKPLEAMAQGRLLVASDVGGHKELIQDGKTGVLFKAEDPQALADAVLHLFAEEERWPDLRKAARHFVEAERNWPKSVSRYATIYRRLTGSGAENA, encoded by the coding sequence ATGAAAATACTGCATGTCCTCGACCATTCCATCCCGCTCCACAGCGGCTACACCTTCCGCACGCTGGCGATCCTGCGCGAACAGCGCGCCCTGGGCTGGGACACGCACCACATCACCAGCGCCAAACAGGAAAAATGCACGGTGCTCGAAGAGGATGTGGACGGCCTGCATTTCTATCGCACCCCGCCCGCGAAGGGAAAGCTCTCCGCCCTACCCCTGTTCAACCAGCTCAGCATCATCAATACCCTGGCCAAACGGCTGGACGAGATCGTGCCGCTCATTCGCCCCGATATTCTGCATGCCCATTCGCCTGCATTGAACGCCATTGCCGCATTGCGCGTCGGGCGTAAGCATGGCATCCCGGTCGTCTACGAAGTTCGGGCATTCTGGGAAGACGCGGCGGTAGACCACGGCACCAGCAAGGAATGGGGGCTGCGCTACCGGCTGACCCGGGCACTGGAAACCAGCGCGTTCAAGGGCGCGGACGCGGTCACCACGATCTGCGAAGGCTTGCGCCGCGACATCGTGGCGCGCGGCATCCCGGAGCAGAAAGTCACCGTCATCCCGAATGCGGTGGACATCGAAAAATTTTCCGTCGGCGGCACAGGCGATGCGAGCCTCAGACAGCAGCTCGGGCTGACAGGCCACCGCATCATCGGCTTCATCGGCTCGTTCTACGCCTACGAGGGCCTGGACCTGCTGTTGCAGGCCTTTCCCGCCATCCTCGAGGGCGCGCCCGACGCACGCCTGTTGCTGGTCGGCGGCGGCCCGCAGGATGACAGCCTCAAGCAGCTCGCGGCCGAACTCGGCATCCAGGACAAAGTGATCTTCACCGGCCGCGTGCCGCACGACCAGGTGCAGCGCTATTACGACCTGGTCGACATTCTGGCTTACCCACGCCATTCCATGCGCCTGACGGAACTGGTGACGCCCTTGAAGCCGCTGGAAGCCATGGCCCAGGGCAGGCTGCTCGTCGCTTCCGATGTGGGCGGACACAAGGAACTCATCCAGGACGGCAAAACCGGCGTGCTGTTCAAGGCGGAAGACCCCCAGGCTCTGGCTGACGCGGTGTTGCACCTGTTCGCCGAAGAAGAAAGGTGGCCCGACTTGCGCAAGGCGGCACGGCATTTCGTGGAGGCCGAACGCAACTGGCCAAAATCCGTATCCCGCTATGCGACCATCTACCGCCGCCTCACCGGATCAGGCGCAGAAAATGCCTGA
- a CDS encoding XrtA/PEP-CTERM system amidotransferase, producing MCGIVGIFDLKGQREIDQQVLARMNQTQFHRGPDEGGLHTEPGVGLGHRRLSIIDLSSGHQPLFNEDGSVVVVFNGEIYNYVDLMPELQQLGHTFRTHCDTEVIVHAWEEWGEACVERFRGMFAFALWDRNKETLFLARDRLGIKPLYYGTLPDGTFVFGSELKALLAYPDFPREIDDCAVEEYFAYGYVPEPRTIFNGASKLPPAHTLTLKRGQAVPPPREYWDVPFTPLGPISMQEAEEELIARLREAVRIRLVAEVPLGAFLSGGVDSSAIVAMMAGLMNEPVNTCSISFGDPAFNEAAFAQKVADRYHTRHYVEQVESDDYDLIDKLAELYDEPFADSSAIPTYRVCELAKKRVTVALSGDGGDENLAGYRRYRYHLYEERMRSMLPLGIRKPLFGLLGTVYPKADWAPKVVRAKSTFEALARDPVEGYFHSVSVMGDKLRDKLFSNPFKLRLQGHRAVDVMRRHADRAPTDDPLSRVQYLDIKTYLAGDILTKVDRASMAHALEVRVPILDHKLVEWMSGLPSSYKLHSQEGKYIFKKALEPHLPDDILYRPKMGFSVPLASWFRGPLRQRVRDAVLGETLASTGIFDMAFLREMVDQHQSGLRDYSASLWTILMFEAFLRKVMGQSPSQGIAA from the coding sequence ATGTGCGGCATCGTCGGTATTTTTGATCTAAAGGGGCAGCGCGAAATCGACCAGCAAGTGCTGGCGCGCATGAACCAGACACAGTTCCATCGCGGGCCGGATGAGGGCGGACTGCATACCGAACCCGGCGTCGGCCTGGGACACCGGCGCCTGTCCATCATCGACCTGTCCAGCGGGCACCAGCCCCTGTTCAACGAAGACGGCAGCGTGGTGGTCGTGTTCAACGGCGAAATCTACAACTACGTCGACCTGATGCCGGAACTGCAGCAGCTCGGCCATACCTTCCGCACCCACTGCGACACCGAAGTCATCGTCCACGCCTGGGAAGAATGGGGCGAGGCCTGCGTGGAACGTTTCCGCGGCATGTTCGCCTTTGCCCTGTGGGACCGGAACAAGGAAACCCTGTTTCTCGCCCGCGACCGCCTGGGCATCAAACCGCTCTATTACGGCACACTGCCGGACGGCACCTTCGTGTTCGGCTCGGAACTCAAAGCCTTGCTGGCCTACCCCGACTTCCCGCGCGAGATCGACGATTGCGCCGTGGAAGAGTACTTCGCCTACGGTTACGTGCCGGAGCCGCGCACCATTTTCAACGGCGCGAGCAAACTCCCACCCGCCCACACCCTCACGCTCAAGCGCGGACAGGCCGTGCCGCCGCCCAGGGAATACTGGGACGTGCCCTTCACGCCCCTCGGCCCCATCTCCATGCAGGAAGCAGAGGAAGAGCTCATCGCCCGCCTGCGCGAAGCGGTGCGTATCCGGCTGGTGGCCGAAGTGCCGCTCGGCGCCTTTCTCTCCGGCGGCGTGGACTCGAGCGCCATCGTCGCCATGATGGCGGGGTTGATGAACGAGCCGGTGAACACCTGCTCCATTTCGTTCGGCGACCCGGCATTCAACGAAGCGGCCTTCGCACAGAAAGTGGCGGATCGCTACCATACCCGCCACTATGTGGAGCAGGTGGAGTCCGACGACTACGACCTGATCGACAAACTGGCGGAACTCTACGATGAACCGTTCGCCGACAGCTCCGCCATCCCCACCTACCGGGTGTGCGAACTGGCGAAAAAGCGCGTGACGGTGGCCCTTTCGGGCGACGGCGGAGACGAGAACCTCGCCGGCTACCGGCGCTACCGCTACCACCTGTACGAAGAGCGCATGCGCTCCATGCTGCCGCTGGGAATCCGCAAGCCACTGTTCGGCCTGCTCGGCACGGTGTATCCCAAGGCCGACTGGGCGCCGAAGGTAGTCCGCGCAAAATCCACCTTCGAAGCGCTGGCACGCGACCCGGTAGAGGGTTACTTCCACAGCGTGTCGGTCATGGGCGACAAACTGCGCGACAAGCTCTTCAGCAACCCCTTCAAACTGCGCTTGCAAGGGCACCGAGCCGTCGACGTCATGCGCCGCCACGCGGACCGCGCCCCTACCGACGACCCACTGTCCCGCGTGCAGTATCTAGACATCAAGACTTACCTGGCCGGCGACATCCTCACCAAGGTGGACCGCGCCAGCATGGCCCACGCGCTGGAAGTGCGGGTGCCCATCCTGGACCACAAACTGGTGGAATGGATGTCGGGCCTGCCCTCCTCCTACAAGCTGCACAGCCAGGAGGGCAAGTACATTTTCAAGAAAGCGCTGGAACCCCACCTGCCCGACGATATTCTTTACCGCCCCAAGATGGGCTTCTCCGTGCCCCTCGCAAGCTGGTTTCGCGGGCCGCTCAGGCAACGGGTGCGGGATGCCGTTTTAGGCGAGACGCTGGCTTCCACCGGCATATTCGACATGGCTTTCCTGCGCGAGATGGTCGATCAGCATCAATCGGGCTTGCGCGACTACAGCGCGTCGCTGTGGACGATCCTGATGTTCGAGGCGTTTCTGCGCAAGGTCATGGGGCAATCTCCGTCACAAGGAATAGCTGCCTGA
- a CDS encoding TIGR03088 family PEP-CTERM/XrtA system glycosyltransferase, with amino-acid sequence MTKHEIPLIAHIVHHFRVGGMENGMINLINHMPKERFRHVVICLDDYTDFRARIRRDDVDFYALAKPAGRDISWYFRLWRLLRALAPDIVHTRNLSAIEGQFVAMAAGVRARIHGEHGRDVFDLHGKNRKYNLLRKMARPVVGHYIAVSRDLEQWLIDTVGVPPQRVSQIYNGVDSTRFHPREGARNIGPAGFADETAFVIGSVGRMAEVKDYPNLVRAFIRLLEIEPSARQRARLVIIGEGVSRDTCLNLLREAGAEQLAWLPGERSDVAELMRNMDLFVLPSLGEGISNTILEAMACGLPIVATQVGGNPELVEDARTGALVPVSDTEVLVQTLLKFFGNENMVESQGQASRARIETQFSMQAMARDYLSVYDSVFRSAQR; translated from the coding sequence ATGACAAAACATGAAATCCCGCTGATCGCCCATATCGTCCACCACTTCCGCGTCGGTGGCATGGAAAACGGCATGATCAACCTGATCAACCATATGCCGAAAGAACGTTTCCGCCATGTCGTGATCTGCCTGGACGATTACACTGATTTCCGTGCGCGCATCCGGCGCGACGATGTGGATTTTTATGCCTTGGCCAAACCCGCCGGGCGGGATATTTCGTGGTATTTCCGCTTATGGCGCCTGTTGCGGGCGCTTGCTCCGGACATCGTGCACACCCGCAACCTGTCCGCGATCGAGGGCCAGTTCGTCGCCATGGCAGCCGGCGTTCGCGCCAGGATTCATGGAGAGCATGGCCGCGATGTGTTCGATCTGCACGGCAAGAATCGCAAATACAATTTGCTGCGCAAAATGGCGCGCCCCGTGGTGGGGCACTATATCGCCGTGAGCAGGGATCTGGAGCAATGGCTGATAGACACGGTCGGCGTCCCGCCGCAGCGGGTGAGCCAGATTTACAACGGCGTCGACAGCACCCGTTTCCATCCCCGGGAAGGCGCGCGAAATATCGGTCCTGCCGGATTCGCAGACGAGACCGCCTTCGTCATCGGCAGCGTAGGCCGGATGGCGGAAGTCAAGGATTACCCCAACCTGGTGCGCGCCTTCATCCGCTTGCTGGAAATCGAACCCTCCGCGCGCCAGCGGGCGCGCCTGGTGATCATTGGCGAAGGCGTCTCGCGCGACACCTGCTTGAACCTCCTCCGCGAAGCCGGCGCAGAGCAACTTGCCTGGCTGCCCGGCGAACGCTCGGACGTGGCGGAACTGATGCGCAACATGGACCTGTTCGTGCTGCCCTCGTTGGGAGAAGGCATCTCGAACACCATTCTGGAAGCGATGGCTTGCGGATTACCGATCGTGGCCACGCAGGTTGGAGGAAATCCTGAGCTGGTGGAAGACGCCCGGACCGGCGCGCTGGTACCGGTATCTGACACTGAAGTTCTGGTGCAAACTTTGTTGAAATTTTTTGGTAACGAAAACATGGTCGAATCGCAAGGGCAGGCAAGCAGGGCAAGGATTGAAACACAGTTCAGCATGCAGGCGATGGCCCGGGATTATCTCTCCGTCTACGACAGCGTGTTCCGCTCGGCCCAACGCTGA
- the xrtA gene encoding exosortase A, which translates to MKENNSPVITASAPAQSATPVMSWGMAAILTFATIAAILAIYQQTALSTIAIWQRSETFAHGFLIFPISLYLVWTQRSTLASITPRPDFRGLAVLAGLGFGWLFSDAGSVLVIAQYCLVAMIPVAVWTLLGAPVARAIAFPLGFLFFAVPAGEFLVPHMMNFTADFVVAALRLTGIPVYREGTFFTIPSGQWSVVEACSGLRYLIASFTLGSLYAYLTYRSTSRRLVFAALSLVVPLIANGMRAYMIVMIAHLSNMKLALGVDHLIYGWVFFGIVMMLLFWVGAFWREDQKDHRHNESISSPGKFDTQIPSRAFFVASIAFIAVAALWPAYSTYLDSRPVKTTGLSIELPDSANGWVKQSKPLSDWQPHYIGPDAYVMQTYRKNGMVVSVYVGYYRTQRKGAELITSQNYMIMQTHPVWSNVGEAQRAISLHGKNETIQQTLLRAPAQRLLVWNWNSLGDTYTVNPYLAKLLLAKERMLGQQDDGAAIIIAAPYEDTPEPAAAALRAFIQDMLPAIRESIVKVSQQQAAAGS; encoded by the coding sequence ATGAAGGAAAACAATTCCCCGGTAATAACGGCCTCCGCTCCCGCCCAAAGCGCCACGCCTGTCATGTCGTGGGGAATGGCAGCGATCCTGACGTTTGCCACCATTGCTGCGATACTGGCCATTTATCAGCAAACCGCGCTGTCTACCATTGCCATCTGGCAACGCTCGGAAACATTCGCGCACGGTTTTCTGATATTCCCCATCAGCCTCTATCTCGTATGGACGCAACGCAGCACGCTCGCCTCCATTACGCCTCGCCCGGATTTCCGCGGCTTGGCGGTCCTGGCCGGATTAGGGTTCGGCTGGCTTTTTTCCGATGCGGGCAGCGTGCTGGTGATCGCCCAATACTGCCTGGTAGCCATGATCCCGGTGGCGGTATGGACGCTTCTCGGCGCGCCGGTCGCACGCGCCATCGCGTTTCCGCTCGGCTTCCTGTTTTTTGCCGTCCCGGCCGGTGAATTCCTGGTCCCGCACATGATGAATTTCACCGCCGATTTTGTCGTGGCTGCGCTGCGATTAACCGGCATTCCGGTTTACCGTGAGGGGACGTTTTTCACGATTCCCAGCGGGCAGTGGTCCGTCGTGGAAGCTTGCAGCGGGCTGCGCTATCTCATCGCCTCGTTCACCCTGGGCAGCCTTTATGCCTACCTGACCTACCGCAGCACGAGCCGAAGGCTGGTATTTGCCGCCCTGTCGCTAGTCGTCCCGCTGATCGCAAACGGGATGCGCGCCTACATGATCGTGATGATCGCCCATTTGAGTAACATGAAACTGGCTTTGGGCGTCGATCATCTCATTTACGGCTGGGTGTTTTTTGGCATCGTGATGATGCTGCTTTTCTGGGTCGGTGCCTTCTGGCGAGAGGATCAGAAAGATCACCGACATAACGAATCCATATCGTCGCCAGGCAAGTTCGACACGCAGATACCGAGCCGCGCTTTTTTCGTGGCAAGCATTGCATTCATTGCCGTAGCCGCCTTGTGGCCCGCCTATTCCACTTATCTGGACAGCCGCCCGGTCAAGACAACGGGACTATCGATCGAATTACCGGACTCGGCCAACGGGTGGGTCAAGCAAAGCAAGCCGCTGTCCGACTGGCAGCCACATTACATAGGGCCGGACGCGTACGTCATGCAAACCTACCGCAAGAACGGCATGGTCGTCAGCGTGTATGTTGGCTATTACCGGACGCAACGCAAGGGCGCCGAACTGATCACCTCGCAGAACTACATGATCATGCAAACGCATCCAGTATGGAGCAATGTTGGCGAAGCACAGCGCGCCATTTCCCTGCATGGCAAGAATGAAACCATCCAGCAGACCCTGCTGCGCGCGCCAGCCCAGCGCTTGCTTGTCTGGAACTGGAACAGCCTGGGCGACACTTATACCGTCAATCCCTACCTGGCCAAGCTGCTCCTGGCCAAGGAACGGATGCTTGGGCAGCAGGACGATGGCGCGGCGATCATTATCGCTGCGCCCTATGAAGACACGCCGGAACCGGCGGCAGCGGCGCTGCGGGCATTCATTCAGGACATGCTTCCGGCCATCCGGGAAAGCATTGTCAAGGTATCGCAGCAACAAGCGGCAGCGGGCTCATAA
- a CDS encoding TIGR03087 family PEP-CTERM/XrtA system glycosyltransferase has protein sequence MAEELLFLTHRVPYPPNKGDKIRSFHLLRHLSQHYRVHLGTFVDDEADWQHVDTVKSFCAESHFARLDPPSSRLRSLSGLLTDQALTLPYYRNAGLQHWVNEILASHPVKRILVFSSAMAQYVRQADDMRRVIDFVDVDSDKWQQYAGTKHWPLSWLFRREAKLLLRYEREVAKEFDASLFVSPEEAELFKRFAPESAAKTGYFSNGVDTDYFSPEREYPNPYQENDQALVFTGAMDYWPNVDAVSWFAQEIFPAIHAALPQTRFFIVGSRPTPVVCDLARLPGITVTGTVADVRPYLAHARIAVAPLRIARGLQNKVLEAMAMAKTVVASPQAAEGIQATQGNELHVAASAGEFAQQVLTLLTDKACGQMGNAARARILANYNWDSCLAQVDTLLADTPESSVAQQVSGTITRREIHP, from the coding sequence ATGGCTGAAGAACTGCTGTTTCTGACGCACCGCGTGCCCTATCCGCCCAACAAGGGCGACAAGATCCGTTCATTCCATTTGCTCAGGCATCTGAGCCAGCACTACCGTGTGCACCTGGGTACTTTTGTCGATGACGAAGCCGACTGGCAGCATGTGGACACAGTCAAATCGTTCTGCGCGGAAAGCCACTTCGCCCGGCTCGATCCACCCTCCTCACGTTTGCGCAGTTTGTCCGGCCTGCTGACAGATCAGGCACTAACCCTGCCTTATTACCGCAATGCCGGCCTGCAGCATTGGGTAAACGAGATTCTCGCCAGCCATCCGGTCAAGCGCATTCTGGTTTTTTCATCGGCCATGGCCCAGTACGTGCGGCAAGCCGACGACATGCGACGCGTGATCGATTTCGTCGACGTCGACTCCGACAAATGGCAGCAATATGCCGGAACCAAGCACTGGCCGCTGTCGTGGCTATTCCGGCGGGAAGCGAAGCTGCTGCTGCGCTACGAGCGAGAAGTGGCAAAGGAATTCGACGCATCCTTGTTCGTTTCCCCGGAGGAAGCGGAACTGTTCAAGCGATTTGCCCCTGAAAGCGCCGCGAAAACAGGCTACTTCAGCAATGGCGTGGACACCGACTATTTTTCACCCGAACGCGAATATCCCAATCCTTACCAGGAGAACGATCAAGCCCTGGTGTTCACCGGCGCCATGGACTACTGGCCGAATGTGGACGCGGTGAGCTGGTTTGCCCAGGAGATTTTTCCCGCCATACATGCAGCGCTTCCCCAAACCCGTTTTTTCATCGTAGGTTCCCGCCCGACACCGGTCGTTTGCGATTTGGCGCGTTTACCCGGCATCACGGTGACCGGCACGGTTGCGGATGTCAGACCATACCTTGCCCACGCCCGGATCGCGGTGGCGCCATTGCGTATTGCGCGAGGATTGCAGAACAAAGTACTGGAAGCCATGGCCATGGCAAAAACCGTGGTTGCATCGCCCCAGGCGGCAGAGGGCATTCAGGCCACTCAGGGCAACGAGTTGCATGTTGCTGCCAGCGCCGGGGAATTCGCTCAGCAAGTCCTGACACTGCTGACAGACAAGGCATGCGGACAGATGGGGAATGCTGCGCGGGCGCGAATTCTGGCCAATTACAACTGGGACAGCTGTCTGGCGCAGGTGGATACCCTACTCGCAGACACACCTGAATCCAGTGTTGCGCAGCAGGTAAGCGGCACGATTACCCGCAGGGAAATACATCCATGA
- a CDS encoding FemAB family XrtA/PEP-CTERM system-associated protein, with amino-acid sequence MNLSPTLTVRQMQPSDAARWDEFVLNSPEATFFHRAGWQQVIERAFGHKTWFLYAESEGRIQGVLPLAEINSRLFGHSLISLPFCVYGGIAAHSESAAEALDRAAQEIARERQVDHLEYRSLKPMHPDWPGKDLYVTFRKEIDPDVEQNMLAIPRKQRAMVRKGIKAGLTSEIDDGVERFFSVFADNVHRHGTPALPKRYFALLKEIFGSDCEVLSVVKDGRVLSSVLSFYFRDEVLPYYAGDTLEARDFAANDFKYWELMRRACERGIKIFDYGRSKRGTGPFDFKKNWGFEPQPLCYEYQLHRAKTVPDHNPLNPKYRLFIQAWQKLPLPLANFIGPHIVKNLG; translated from the coding sequence ATGAATCTGTCTCCGACTCTGACCGTCCGCCAGATGCAGCCCTCGGATGCGGCTAGATGGGACGAATTCGTCCTCAACAGCCCGGAGGCCACCTTCTTCCACCGCGCCGGATGGCAGCAAGTAATCGAACGCGCGTTCGGGCACAAAACCTGGTTCCTCTACGCCGAATCGGAAGGACGGATTCAGGGCGTCCTGCCCCTCGCCGAGATCAACAGCAGGCTTTTCGGCCACTCCCTGATCTCCCTGCCATTCTGCGTCTACGGCGGCATCGCCGCGCATTCGGAATCCGCTGCAGAGGCGCTGGACCGGGCCGCACAGGAGATCGCAAGAGAGCGACAGGTCGACCACCTGGAATACCGGAGCCTCAAGCCCATGCATCCGGACTGGCCCGGCAAGGACCTCTACGTGACCTTCCGCAAGGAGATCGATCCGGATGTGGAGCAGAACATGCTCGCCATCCCGCGCAAGCAGCGGGCGATGGTCAGAAAAGGCATCAAGGCGGGGCTCACGAGCGAGATCGACGACGGCGTGGAGCGGTTTTTTTCCGTGTTCGCGGACAATGTCCACCGCCATGGCACGCCCGCGCTGCCGAAGCGCTACTTCGCGCTGCTCAAGGAAATCTTCGGCAGCGACTGCGAAGTGCTGTCGGTGGTCAAGGACGGGCGGGTTTTGAGCAGCGTGCTGAGCTTTTATTTCCGCGACGAAGTGCTGCCCTATTACGCCGGCGACACCCTGGAAGCACGCGATTTCGCGGCCAACGATTTCAAGTATTGGGAACTGATGCGGCGCGCATGCGAACGCGGCATCAAGATCTTCGATTATGGCCGCAGCAAACGCGGCACCGGGCCGTTCGACTTCAAGAAGAACTGGGGCTTCGAGCCGCAGCCCCTGTGTTACGAATACCAGTTGCACCGGGCCAAAACGGTCCCGGATCACAACCCCCTCAACCCCAAGTACCGGCTTTTCATCCAGGCCTGGCAAAAGCTGCCGCTGCCGCTGGCCAATTTTATCGGCCCGCACATCGTGAAGAACCTGGGGTAG